One stretch of Streptomyces hygroscopicus DNA includes these proteins:
- a CDS encoding MFS transporter yields the protein MTPRTSGGLLRRHRDFRLLWCGETAGKYGAAVTGVAMPLIAVTTLHADTFEVGLLTAASWAPWLVIGLPAGAWVDRWRRRPVMLAAAAVSLVLFGCVPVAAWCGLLSIGLLLTVALLTGTAAVFFQTAYSAYLARLLNPEDQPEGNAKLHGSASAAQIAGQGSAGLIAQVAGAVNGMFVNAATFLVSLACLTGIGFREPRVPRAERPPRALAREVAEGLRLIARDRWLRTLTLFAAASNLALMGYQSIRVVFLVRTVGLSPGLVGGLIAAVSLGGVVGAFCARRVAARVGDARATLLFELGLAVGALLMPMTAEGPWVVLFVAGGFCVTAGVVAGNVIKASFQQRYCPPELLGRLTASSAFVSYGTLPLGALLGGALGTALGLRAAMWITTAGIPLAGLILLFSPIRRSRDLPASAPTQPRHEVPATS from the coding sequence GTGACACCCAGAACCTCCGGTGGCCTGCTGCGTCGCCACCGTGACTTCCGGCTGCTGTGGTGCGGTGAGACCGCCGGGAAGTACGGTGCGGCCGTCACCGGAGTGGCGATGCCGCTGATCGCGGTCACCACCTTGCACGCGGACACCTTCGAGGTCGGCCTGCTGACCGCCGCGAGCTGGGCCCCTTGGCTGGTCATCGGCCTTCCGGCGGGGGCCTGGGTGGACCGGTGGCGCCGAAGGCCGGTCATGCTGGCCGCCGCCGCGGTCTCGCTGGTGCTGTTCGGATGTGTTCCGGTGGCCGCCTGGTGCGGCCTGCTGAGCATCGGACTGCTGCTGACCGTCGCCCTGTTGACGGGTACGGCGGCGGTGTTCTTCCAGACCGCCTACAGCGCGTATCTCGCCCGCCTCCTGAACCCCGAGGACCAGCCCGAGGGCAACGCCAAACTGCACGGCAGCGCGTCCGCGGCGCAGATCGCCGGCCAGGGCTCCGCCGGTCTGATCGCACAGGTGGCGGGCGCGGTGAACGGGATGTTCGTCAACGCCGCGACCTTTCTGGTCTCCCTTGCCTGCCTGACCGGCATCGGCTTCCGCGAACCGCGCGTCCCCCGGGCCGAGCGCCCGCCCCGGGCGCTGGCCCGCGAGGTGGCCGAGGGGCTGCGGCTGATCGCCCGCGACCGGTGGCTGCGCACCCTGACGCTCTTCGCGGCCGCGTCCAACCTGGCGCTGATGGGCTACCAGTCGATCCGGGTGGTCTTCCTGGTCCGGACCGTCGGGCTGTCCCCCGGGCTGGTCGGTGGGCTCATCGCGGCCGTCAGCCTCGGCGGTGTCGTCGGGGCGTTCTGCGCACGCCGGGTCGCCGCCCGGGTCGGCGACGCGCGGGCGACGCTCCTGTTCGAGCTGGGGCTGGCCGTGGGCGCGCTGCTCATGCCGATGACCGCCGAGGGACCGTGGGTCGTGCTGTTCGTGGCGGGCGGTTTCTGCGTCACCGCCGGTGTGGTGGCCGGCAATGTGATCAAGGCGAGCTTCCAGCAGCGCTACTGCCCGCCGGAGCTGCTCGGCCGGCTCACCGCGTCATCGGCGTTCGTCAGCTACGGAACGCTGCCCCTCGGAGCGCTGCTCGGCGGCGCGCTCGGCACCGCGCTGGGCCTCCGGGCCGCCATGTGGATCACCACGGCGGGGATTCCGCTCGCCGGGCTGATCCTGCTCTTCTCCCCCATCCGGCGCTCCCGGGACCTTCCGGCGTCCGCGCCGACCCAGCCACGTCATGAAGTCCCGGCCACGTCGTGA
- a CDS encoding glucarate dehydratase, which translates to MSQPTVTSFAVYPVAGRDSMELNLSGAHGPYFTRNVVVLEDSEGRTGLGEVPGGEKITQTLRDAESLVVGARVGDYKRVLGEIGRRFRDRDAGGRGTQTFDLRTTVHAVTAVESALLDLLGQHLEVPVAALLGDGQQRDAVRVLGYLFYVGDPDRTDLEYVREPGAEAEWYRIRHEEALTPEAIVRQAEATYDLYGFKDFKLKGGVLEGNEEVKAVRALKERFPDARITLDPNGAWSLREAIELCRPLLGTLAYAEDPCGAEDGYSGREILAEFRRATGLPTATNMIATDWRQMTHALALQSVSIPLADPHFWTMQGSVRVAQLCHEMGLTWGCHSNNHFDISLAMVAHCGAAAPGEYNALDTHWIWQEGLERLTVEPPRITGGEIAIPDAPGLGIRLDRDRLLAAHALYQEKALGARDDAVGMRYLVPGWTFDNKRPCLVR; encoded by the coding sequence ATGAGCCAGCCGACCGTCACCTCGTTCGCCGTCTATCCGGTCGCCGGCCGGGACAGCATGGAGCTGAACCTCTCCGGTGCCCACGGCCCCTACTTCACCCGCAACGTGGTCGTCCTCGAGGACTCCGAGGGCCGTACCGGACTGGGGGAGGTCCCCGGCGGTGAGAAGATCACCCAGACGCTGCGCGACGCCGAATCCCTCGTCGTCGGGGCGCGGGTGGGCGACTACAAGCGGGTGCTGGGCGAGATCGGGCGGCGGTTCCGCGACCGCGACGCCGGGGGCCGGGGCACCCAGACCTTCGATCTGCGCACCACCGTGCACGCCGTCACCGCCGTCGAGTCGGCCCTGCTGGACCTGTTGGGCCAGCATCTGGAGGTGCCCGTGGCGGCGCTCCTGGGCGACGGTCAGCAGCGCGACGCGGTACGGGTCCTGGGCTATCTGTTCTACGTCGGCGACCCCGACCGGACCGACCTGGAGTACGTCCGCGAACCCGGCGCCGAAGCGGAGTGGTACCGCATCCGCCACGAGGAGGCGCTGACCCCCGAGGCGATCGTCCGCCAGGCCGAGGCCACCTACGACCTCTACGGCTTCAAGGACTTCAAGCTCAAGGGTGGCGTCCTGGAGGGAAACGAGGAGGTCAAGGCGGTACGGGCGCTCAAGGAGCGGTTCCCCGACGCCCGCATCACCCTCGACCCCAACGGCGCCTGGTCGCTGCGCGAGGCGATCGAGCTGTGCCGGCCGCTGCTCGGCACGCTCGCCTACGCCGAGGACCCCTGCGGGGCCGAGGACGGCTACTCGGGCCGGGAGATCCTGGCCGAGTTCCGGCGCGCCACCGGACTGCCCACGGCCACCAACATGATCGCCACGGACTGGCGGCAGATGACTCACGCACTGGCGCTGCAGTCCGTCTCCATTCCGCTGGCCGACCCCCACTTCTGGACCATGCAGGGGTCGGTGCGGGTGGCCCAGCTCTGCCATGAGATGGGCCTGACCTGGGGATGCCACTCCAACAACCACTTCGACATCTCCCTGGCGATGGTGGCTCACTGCGGAGCCGCCGCCCCGGGCGAGTACAACGCCCTGGACACCCACTGGATCTGGCAGGAGGGACTGGAGCGGCTCACCGTCGAGCCGCCGCGGATCACCGGCGGTGAGATCGCCATCCCGGACGCCCCCGGGCTCGGCATCCGGCTCGACCGCGACCGGCTCCTCGCCGCCCACGCCCTCTACCAGGAGAAGGCGCTGGGGGCGCGGGACGACGCGGTCGGCATGCGCTATCTCGTTCCGGGCTGGACCTTCGACAACAAGCGTCCCTGCCTGGTGCGTTGA
- a CDS encoding fructuronate transporter has translation MPLVVVGISVVILLFLMTKLKLNGFIALLLVAVGVALVQGVEVEKIPDVLGEGVGGQIGDTMLVVGLGAMVGRVMGDCGAAQRIANTLIDTFGLRWVQVAMVVTAMLIGVTMFYEVAFVIIVPVAFTIVRVTRKNLLWVGLPMSIALSTMHSFLPPHPGPTAVASSFHASVGLTLFYGLFIAVPAGALIALVWPRLPFVRRMDPEIPKGLVSERTFTEEEMPGLGWSLSVALVPVVLIAGAAVTDMAVSGDSPALHVITFIGSAPIALLLTLLLAVWAFGPRIGRSLAEVSASCNSAAQAMAMILLVIGAGGAFKEVLVEGGISDYIKDLTDDWSISPIILAWLIAVVLRVALGSATVAVVTAAGVVQPLLENSGVHPELMVLAVSCGSIAFSHVNDPGFWMFKEYFNLSVIDAIKARTTYTTVLAVLGLGGVLAIEAII, from the coding sequence ATGCCTCTCGTCGTCGTCGGAATCAGCGTGGTGATCCTGCTGTTCCTCATGACCAAGCTGAAGCTCAACGGCTTCATCGCCCTGCTCCTCGTGGCCGTCGGCGTCGCGCTGGTGCAGGGGGTCGAGGTGGAGAAGATCCCCGATGTCCTCGGAGAGGGCGTCGGGGGTCAGATCGGCGACACCATGCTCGTCGTCGGTCTCGGCGCCATGGTCGGCCGGGTCATGGGCGACTGCGGCGCGGCCCAGCGGATAGCCAACACCCTCATCGACACCTTCGGACTGCGCTGGGTCCAGGTGGCGATGGTGGTCACCGCCATGCTCATCGGCGTGACCATGTTCTACGAGGTCGCCTTCGTCATCATCGTGCCGGTGGCGTTCACCATCGTCCGGGTCACCCGGAAGAACCTGCTGTGGGTCGGGCTTCCGATGTCGATCGCCCTGTCGACCATGCACAGCTTTCTGCCGCCGCACCCCGGGCCCACCGCGGTGGCCTCGAGCTTCCACGCCTCCGTCGGCCTGACCCTGTTCTACGGGCTGTTCATCGCCGTTCCGGCCGGTGCGCTGATCGCCCTGGTGTGGCCGCGGCTCCCGTTCGTCCGGCGGATGGACCCCGAGATCCCCAAGGGCCTGGTCAGCGAGCGCACCTTCACCGAGGAGGAGATGCCGGGCCTCGGCTGGTCGCTGTCGGTGGCCCTGGTCCCGGTGGTGCTGATCGCCGGTGCCGCGGTGACCGACATGGCCGTGTCCGGCGACAGCCCCGCCCTGCACGTCATCACCTTCATCGGCTCCGCCCCGATCGCCCTGCTGCTGACCCTGCTGCTGGCGGTGTGGGCGTTCGGCCCCCGGATTGGCCGGAGCCTGGCCGAGGTCAGCGCCTCCTGCAACTCGGCGGCCCAGGCGATGGCGATGATCCTGCTGGTCATCGGGGCCGGCGGCGCCTTCAAGGAGGTCCTGGTCGAGGGCGGGATCTCCGACTACATCAAGGACCTCACGGACGACTGGTCCATCTCGCCGATCATCCTCGCCTGGCTCATCGCCGTCGTCCTGCGGGTGGCGCTCGGATCGGCTACGGTCGCCGTGGTCACCGCCGCCGGTGTGGTGCAGCCGCTCCTGGAGAACAGCGGAGTCCACCCCGAGCTGATGGTCCTCGCCGTCTCCTGCGGATCGATCGCCTTCAGCCATGTGAACGACCCCGGCTTCTGGATGTTCAAGGAGTACTTCAACCTCTCCGTCATCGACGCCATCAAGGCGCGCACCACCTACACCACCGTGCTCGCGGTCCTCGGCCTCGGCGGCGTGCTGGCCATCGAGGCCATCATCTGA
- a CDS encoding mandelate racemase/muconate lactonizing protein has translation MVTTSHTATHTAQQAGEATLDRVSWIRVSSVVLPLATPISDAKVLTGRQKPMTEVAFLFVELATEEGHQGIGFSYSKRAGGPGQFAHAQEIAPTLLGEDPSDIGKIWTKLVWAGASVGRSGLSTQAVAAFDIALWDLKAKRAGLPLAKLLGAHRDTVRCYNTSGGFLHTPTEQVLENATASLASGIGGIKIKVGQPDGKEDLRRLTAVREHLGDEVPLMVDANQQWDRPTAQRMGRALEEFGLVWIEEPLDAYDAPGHAALAASLDTPVATGEMLASVAEHWELIRHNAADIIQPDAPRIGGITQFLKLATLAEQHHLQLAPHFAMEIHLHLAAAYPQEPWVEHFDWLEPLFNERLQISDGRMRVSARPGLGITLSEQARAWTRAEAEFGAR, from the coding sequence GTGGTGACCACATCGCATACGGCAACGCACACCGCGCAGCAGGCAGGTGAGGCAACTCTCGACCGGGTCTCCTGGATCCGAGTGTCCTCGGTCGTCCTTCCCCTGGCCACGCCCATCAGCGACGCCAAGGTTCTCACCGGGCGCCAGAAGCCGATGACGGAGGTGGCCTTCCTCTTCGTCGAACTCGCCACCGAGGAGGGACACCAGGGGATCGGCTTCAGCTACTCCAAGCGCGCGGGAGGCCCCGGCCAGTTCGCCCATGCCCAGGAGATCGCGCCCACCCTCCTCGGTGAGGACCCGAGCGACATCGGCAAGATCTGGACCAAGCTGGTGTGGGCCGGAGCCTCCGTGGGCCGCAGCGGGCTGTCCACCCAGGCGGTGGCGGCCTTCGACATCGCCCTGTGGGACCTCAAGGCCAAGCGGGCCGGGCTGCCGCTGGCCAAGCTGCTGGGGGCACATCGCGACACCGTCCGCTGCTACAACACCTCGGGCGGCTTTCTGCACACGCCGACCGAGCAGGTTCTGGAGAACGCGACGGCCTCCCTGGCCAGCGGAATCGGCGGTATCAAGATCAAGGTGGGGCAGCCGGACGGCAAGGAGGACCTGCGCCGGCTGACCGCCGTACGGGAGCATCTGGGCGACGAGGTGCCGCTGATGGTCGACGCCAATCAGCAGTGGGACCGGCCCACCGCACAGCGCATGGGGCGCGCCCTCGAGGAGTTCGGCCTGGTCTGGATCGAGGAGCCGCTGGACGCCTATGACGCACCGGGCCACGCGGCCCTCGCCGCCTCGCTGGACACCCCGGTGGCCACCGGGGAGATGCTGGCCAGTGTCGCCGAACACTGGGAGCTGATACGCCACAACGCGGCGGACATCATTCAGCCCGACGCACCGCGCATCGGTGGCATCACCCAGTTCCTCAAGCTGGCCACCCTCGCCGAGCAGCACCATCTGCAACTCGCCCCGCACTTCGCGATGGAGATCCACCTCCATCTCGCGGCCGCCTATCCGCAGGAGCCGTGGGTGGAGCATTTCGACTGGCTGGAGCCGCTGTTCAACGAGCGGCTGCAGATCAGCGACGGCCGGATGCGGGTGTCCGCGCGGCCCGGCCTCGGCATCACGCTCAGCGAACAGGCCCGCGCCTGGACGCGCGCCGAGGCCGAATTCGGCGCCCGGTAA
- a CDS encoding diacylglyceryl transferase, protein MRLGLRQRTERKWLLAAEPDVLEELRRLRARVTHVTGALAATSDGVVLAHDTAVEAEGVAALTAAALGVAQSLADATGRGAFRELLVRGENGYVATYAAGSTAVLTVLAGDRTNVGRLHMEARRSGARLADLVGVALSRAEQP, encoded by the coding sequence ATGAGACTCGGCCTGCGGCAGCGCACGGAGCGGAAGTGGCTGCTGGCAGCCGAGCCCGACGTACTGGAGGAGCTGCGCCGGCTGCGGGCCCGGGTGACCCATGTGACCGGCGCCCTGGCCGCCACCAGCGACGGCGTGGTGCTGGCGCATGACACGGCCGTCGAGGCCGAGGGCGTGGCGGCGCTGACCGCCGCGGCCCTCGGGGTGGCGCAGTCGCTGGCGGACGCCACCGGGCGGGGCGCCTTCCGCGAACTGCTGGTCCGCGGCGAGAACGGCTATGTGGCCACCTATGCCGCGGGTTCCACGGCCGTGCTGACCGTTCTGGCCGGTGACCGCACCAATGTCGGCCGCCTCCATATGGAGGCCCGCCGCTCGGGCGCCCGGCTCGCCGACCTGGTGGGCGTCGCCCTCAGCAGGGCCGAGCAGCCCTGA
- a CDS encoding cytochrome P450: MSVTSRASTPAPLPRHRDCPFDPPGAYEALREEGGASRLAFPDGKAGWLLTRHEDVAQLLADDRFSSDRRRTSSPVHAFPVRPDDRRMLGSFIGMDPPEHTRYRRLLSKWFTARGMRRLQPRIEEIVDGHLAAMERAGPPADLVTSFAQPVPSLVICELLGVPYEDRADFQRWATVLLRIGQGEEEVYAARDALWGYMRELIDTKRHRPDEALLSRLVNGEQGAPGGSGTATAAGPTDEELTGVGLLLLIAGHETTANMLALGTYALLRHPGQSTLVRERPEVIDHAVEELLRYLTIVQFGTVRVAREDLEIAGARVRAGETVVGSLASANRDPSRFSDPDTLDVTRETADQIAFGHGIHQCLGQHLARMEMRTGFPALLRRFPTLRLAVPPDEVPLRHDMLIYGVHRLPVTWDRAAG; encoded by the coding sequence GTGTCCGTCACATCACGCGCGTCGACTCCGGCGCCGCTGCCCAGACATCGCGACTGCCCCTTCGACCCGCCCGGTGCCTACGAGGCGTTGCGCGAGGAGGGCGGGGCCAGCCGACTGGCCTTTCCGGACGGCAAGGCGGGCTGGCTGCTCACCCGGCACGAGGACGTGGCGCAGTTGCTGGCGGACGACCGGTTCAGCTCGGACCGCCGCCGGACCTCCTCGCCGGTGCACGCGTTTCCGGTCCGCCCGGACGACCGCCGCATGCTGGGCTCGTTCATCGGCATGGATCCACCCGAGCACACCCGCTACCGGCGGCTGCTGAGCAAGTGGTTCACCGCCCGGGGGATGCGGCGGCTGCAGCCCCGGATCGAGGAGATCGTCGACGGCCACCTGGCCGCGATGGAGCGCGCCGGTCCGCCGGCCGACCTCGTGACGTCATTCGCCCAGCCGGTCCCGTCGCTGGTGATCTGCGAGCTGCTCGGGGTGCCGTACGAGGACCGGGCCGACTTCCAGCGGTGGGCCACCGTTCTGCTCCGGATCGGCCAGGGCGAGGAGGAGGTCTACGCGGCCCGGGACGCGCTGTGGGGGTACATGCGGGAGCTGATCGACACCAAGCGGCACCGGCCGGACGAGGCGCTGCTCTCCCGTCTGGTCAACGGCGAGCAGGGCGCGCCCGGCGGCTCCGGCACCGCCACGGCGGCCGGGCCGACCGACGAGGAGCTGACCGGTGTGGGGCTGCTGCTGCTCATCGCGGGCCATGAGACGACGGCGAACATGCTGGCCCTTGGCACCTACGCCCTGCTGCGCCACCCCGGGCAGTCGACGCTGGTGCGGGAGCGGCCCGAGGTGATCGACCACGCGGTCGAGGAGCTGCTGCGATATCTGACCATCGTCCAGTTCGGGACGGTACGGGTCGCCCGGGAGGATCTCGAGATCGCCGGGGCGCGGGTGCGGGCCGGGGAGACGGTCGTCGGGTCGCTCGCCTCGGCCAACCGGGACCCCTCGCGGTTCTCCGACCCCGACACCCTGGACGTCACCCGCGAGACGGCCGATCAGATCGCCTTCGGCCACGGCATTCACCAGTGCCTGGGCCAGCATCTGGCGCGGATGGAGATGCGGACGGGCTTTCCCGCCCTGCTGCGGCGCTTCCCCACGCTGCGCCTGGCGGTCCCGCCCGACGAGGTGCCCCTCCGCCACGACATGCTGATCTACGGCGTCCATCGGCTCCCGGTCACCTGGGACCGTGCCGCCGGTTAG
- a CDS encoding IclR family transcriptional regulator, with translation MAGPVQSIERAAAILRLLAQGSGRLSLGEVAASLGLAKGTAHGILRTLQSVDFVEQDKSTGKYQLGAALLHLGTSYLDINELRSRSINWTDALAARSGEAVRLGVPLEGKVLIVHHVFRPDDTFQTLDVGSLLPLHASALGKILLAYGATPLEPLMETEPETYTRHTLVSPQQLSRAMGEIRESGWAVATEEMMVGEADIAAPIRGQGGLVVGAVGVSGAVDRLCDSKGRPHPSLVGLTRDAARAISRDLGAARW, from the coding sequence ATGGCCGGCCCGGTGCAGTCCATCGAGCGGGCGGCGGCGATTCTGCGGCTGCTCGCCCAGGGCTCCGGTCGGCTCAGTCTGGGCGAGGTGGCCGCCTCGCTCGGCCTCGCGAAAGGCACCGCGCACGGCATTCTGCGCACGCTGCAGAGCGTCGACTTCGTCGAACAGGACAAGTCGACGGGGAAGTACCAGCTCGGCGCGGCGCTGCTGCACCTGGGGACCAGCTATCTCGACATCAACGAGCTGCGGTCCCGCTCCATCAACTGGACCGACGCCCTGGCCGCCCGCAGCGGTGAGGCGGTCCGGCTCGGAGTGCCCCTGGAGGGCAAGGTCCTCATCGTCCACCACGTCTTCCGGCCCGACGACACCTTCCAGACCCTGGACGTGGGCTCGCTGCTGCCCCTGCACGCCAGCGCGCTGGGCAAGATCCTGCTGGCGTACGGGGCGACCCCGCTGGAGCCGCTCATGGAAACCGAACCGGAGACCTACACCCGTCACACACTCGTCTCTCCCCAGCAGCTCAGCCGGGCGATGGGCGAGATCCGCGAGAGCGGGTGGGCGGTCGCGACCGAGGAGATGATGGTGGGCGAGGCCGATATCGCCGCGCCGATCCGCGGACAGGGTGGCCTGGTGGTGGGCGCCGTCGGCGTCTCCGGCGCCGTGGACCGCCTCTGTGACAGCAAGGGCCGCCCTCATCCCTCACTCGTCGGGCTGACGCGCGACGCCGCCCGGGCGATCTCCCGCGATCTCGGAGCGGCCCGCTGGTGA
- a CDS encoding ATP-binding protein → MAEQLSYPKPGVTGRAAETVDFTGARLIGSQAPEPDPLLAPVVTRGEVPDRPPADEGDGHVLPVPHICEAVATVRRRAHALLTEWELSDDCLDEALMVISELVTNAILHALPPAVLRLRWTECEGSAGLRIEVTDGGPVPAGQRAEEDIEPDEHGRGLGIVTALSTRHGSHSCHEGITWWADLPVA, encoded by the coding sequence GTGGCGGAACAACTGAGCTATCCGAAGCCCGGCGTCACCGGGCGGGCCGCGGAGACCGTCGATTTCACCGGCGCCCGTCTCATCGGCTCCCAGGCGCCGGAACCGGACCCCTTGCTGGCGCCGGTGGTGACACGCGGCGAGGTCCCCGACCGGCCCCCGGCGGACGAGGGAGACGGCCATGTCCTCCCGGTCCCGCACATCTGCGAGGCCGTCGCCACCGTGCGGCGGCGGGCGCACGCGCTGCTGACCGAATGGGAGCTGTCGGACGACTGCCTCGACGAGGCACTCATGGTGATCTCGGAACTGGTCACCAACGCGATCCTGCACGCCCTGCCCCCGGCCGTGCTGCGGCTGCGCTGGACCGAGTGCGAGGGCTCCGCCGGCCTGCGCATCGAGGTCACCGACGGTGGCCCGGTGCCCGCCGGTCAGCGGGCGGAGGAGGACATCGAGCCCGATGAGCACGGCCGCGGGCTGGGTATCGTCACCGCGCTGTCCACGCGCCACGGCAGCCACTCCTGCCATGAGGGCATCACCTGGTGGGCGGACCTGCCGGTCGCCTAA
- a CDS encoding LysR family transcriptional regulator — protein MQLISFVTVAEELHFTRAAERLKMTQPPLSRQIQLLETELRVQLLERTNRSVRLTPAGRAFLTEARRILRQSEHAVLAARQVATGEAGSIAIGFTAASAHSVLGTLLEIARAAMPGAEITLREMVTRDQLEAVTEQSLDLGLVRPSVTGPDLRSRPAARERLLAALPTEHPLAAGEGPLRVADFDGQDLLMYSPIEARYFNELLISIFRAAHATPVFSQYLSQVHTILALVNGGWGVALVPETAARPRYPNIVFKSVELTTPEPVELNLVWRKNNDNPALHALLRHAAALLPAQGA, from the coding sequence ATGCAACTCATCAGCTTTGTGACGGTCGCCGAGGAGCTGCATTTCACCCGGGCCGCGGAGCGGCTGAAGATGACCCAGCCGCCGCTGAGCCGCCAGATCCAGCTACTGGAGACCGAGTTGCGGGTCCAGTTGCTGGAGCGCACCAACCGCTCGGTGCGGCTCACCCCCGCGGGACGCGCCTTCCTCACCGAGGCCCGCCGTATCCTGCGCCAGTCCGAGCACGCCGTCCTCGCCGCCCGGCAGGTGGCGACAGGCGAGGCGGGGTCCATCGCCATCGGCTTCACGGCGGCCAGCGCCCACTCCGTGCTCGGCACCCTGCTGGAGATCGCCCGTGCGGCCATGCCGGGCGCGGAGATCACCCTGCGCGAGATGGTCACCCGGGACCAGCTGGAGGCCGTCACCGAGCAGAGCCTGGACCTGGGCCTGGTGCGGCCCTCGGTCACCGGACCGGATCTGCGGTCCCGGCCCGCGGCCCGGGAGCGGCTGCTCGCCGCCCTGCCGACGGAACATCCGCTGGCGGCGGGCGAAGGGCCGCTCCGGGTGGCCGACTTCGACGGGCAGGACCTGCTCATGTACTCGCCCATCGAGGCGCGCTACTTCAACGAGCTGCTCATCAGCATCTTCCGCGCCGCACACGCCACCCCGGTCTTCTCCCAGTATCTGAGTCAGGTCCACACCATCCTGGCCCTGGTGAACGGCGGCTGGGGCGTGGCCCTGGTCCCGGAGACCGCCGCCCGGCCGCGCTACCCGAACATCGTCTTCAAATCGGTGGAGCTGACCACTCCTGAGCCGGTAGAACTCAACCTCGTGTGGCGTAAGAACAACGACAACCCGGCCCTGCACGCACTGCTCCGCCACGCGGCCGCCCTTCTTCCCGCTCAAGGAGCCTGA
- a CDS encoding glycerol kinase encodes MVERYVMSIDQGTMSTRCILFDHQGRLVSVGQREHEQYFSKPGWAEHDPAEIWSHLRRVVVPRALEGAGIRPEQIAAIGIANQRETTVVWDRRTGVPVCHAITWQDTRTSGYVEELRRTTGDDFFLERCGLSPTTYFSAPRLRWLFDHVDGLRERAGRGDVLFGTMESWLIWNLTGGPDGGLHLTDATNASRTMLMNIRSLTWDDELLAYFDVPRAMLPEIRPSAERYGMARALLPQVPICAALGDQQAALFGQTCFAGGEAKCTYGTGSFLLLNTGTELVRSRHGLLTTVGYKLGDEPTVYALEGPIAVTGSLVQWFRDRLGMIHSAPEIETLARGVEDNGGCYIVPAFSGLFAPHWRSDARGVIVGLTSYITKGHLARAVLEATGWQTREVVDAMNADSPQPLRQLKVDGGMTSNNLLMQFLADVLDLPVVRPMVSETVSLGAAYAAGLVSGYWPDLEGLRRNWHRAAQWMPTMDPARREAEYENWQRAVERSLGWARS; translated from the coding sequence ATGGTTGAACGCTATGTGATGTCCATCGACCAGGGCACCATGTCCACCCGGTGCATCCTCTTCGACCACCAGGGACGGCTGGTCTCGGTCGGCCAGCGAGAACATGAGCAGTACTTCTCCAAGCCCGGCTGGGCCGAGCACGACCCCGCCGAGATCTGGTCCCATCTGCGCCGTGTCGTCGTACCCCGGGCCCTGGAGGGCGCGGGGATCCGGCCCGAGCAGATCGCGGCCATCGGCATCGCCAATCAGCGCGAGACCACAGTGGTCTGGGACCGGCGCACCGGCGTTCCCGTGTGCCACGCCATCACCTGGCAGGACACCCGCACCAGCGGCTATGTCGAGGAGCTGCGGCGGACCACCGGTGACGACTTCTTCCTCGAACGCTGCGGACTGTCCCCCACGACCTACTTCTCCGCGCCACGGCTGCGCTGGCTGTTCGACCATGTCGACGGCTTGCGCGAGCGCGCGGGGCGCGGGGACGTGCTGTTCGGCACGATGGAGAGCTGGCTGATCTGGAACCTCACCGGCGGGCCCGACGGCGGACTGCACCTCACCGACGCCACCAACGCCAGCCGCACCATGCTGATGAACATCCGCAGCCTGACCTGGGACGATGAGCTGCTGGCGTATTTCGATGTGCCCCGGGCGATGCTGCCGGAGATCCGCCCCTCCGCCGAGCGCTACGGCATGGCCCGCGCCCTGCTGCCGCAGGTGCCGATCTGCGCCGCGCTCGGCGATCAGCAGGCGGCGCTGTTCGGGCAGACGTGTTTCGCCGGCGGCGAGGCGAAGTGCACGTACGGCACCGGCAGCTTCCTCCTCCTCAACACCGGCACCGAGCTCGTACGGTCCCGGCACGGGCTGCTGACCACGGTGGGCTACAAGCTCGGCGACGAGCCGACGGTCTATGCCCTGGAGGGCCCGATCGCCGTCACCGGCTCGCTGGTGCAGTGGTTCCGGGACCGCCTGGGCATGATCCACAGCGCCCCCGAGATCGAGACCCTGGCCCGCGGCGTCGAGGACAACGGCGGCTGCTACATCGTCCCCGCCTTCTCCGGGCTCTTCGCCCCGCACTGGCGCAGCGACGCGCGCGGGGTGATCGTCGGGCTCACCTCGTACATCACCAAGGGACATCTGGCCCGCGCCGTTCTGGAGGCCACCGGGTGGCAGACCCGGGAGGTGGTCGACGCCATGAACGCCGACTCGCCTCAGCCGCTGCGGCAGCTGAAGGTGGACGGCGGGATGACGTCGAACAATCTGCTGATGCAGTTCCTGGCCGATGTCCTGGACCTGCCCGTGGTGCGCCCCATGGTCTCCGAAACCGTCTCCCTCGGGGCCGCCTACGCCGCCGGGCTCGTCTCCGGCTACTGGCCCGATCTGGAGGGGCTGCGCCGCAACTGGCACCGCGCGGCCCAATGGATGCCCACGATGGACCCCGCGCGGCGGGAGGCGGAGTACGAGAACTGGCAGCGGGCGGTCGAGCGGTCGCTGGGCTGGGCCAGGTCGTAG